One Cryptosporangium minutisporangium DNA segment encodes these proteins:
- a CDS encoding DUF6069 family protein, whose protein sequence is MTRRYPSEGTAGGPPGLAVDAGRLWAGGFATALVAALIVVTGILIARGVFDIAIMAPKGQGVWGDATTVGYALGAGLLSLAATGLMHVLILSTPRPMRFFSWIVGLATVVGVVAPFAGEAPLSAKFTTAVLNLVLGAAIGALVAGTARSAVRTVPPGGVRDRYR, encoded by the coding sequence ATGACCCGCAGGTATCCCAGCGAAGGAACGGCCGGAGGGCCACCGGGGCTGGCGGTGGACGCCGGACGTCTCTGGGCGGGCGGATTCGCCACGGCCCTGGTCGCCGCGCTGATCGTCGTCACCGGCATCCTCATCGCCCGCGGCGTGTTCGACATCGCGATCATGGCGCCGAAGGGCCAAGGGGTCTGGGGCGATGCGACCACTGTCGGGTATGCGCTCGGTGCCGGCCTGCTGAGCCTGGCCGCGACCGGCCTGATGCACGTCCTGATCCTCTCGACGCCGCGCCCGATGCGGTTCTTCAGCTGGATCGTCGGGCTGGCGACGGTCGTCGGCGTGGTCGCCCCGTTCGCCGGCGAGGCGCCCCTGTCGGCGAAGTTCACCACGGCGGTCCTCAACCTCGTGCTGGGCGCCGCGATCGGCGCGTTGGTCGCCGGCACGGCGCGGAGCGCGGTCCGCACCGTTCCGCCGGGCGGTGTGCGGGACCGCTACCGCTGA
- a CDS encoding APC family permease, with translation MSTDALSGADSAKPRAPGSGGSDSGVSRVRTVATSPQFLAWTALAFMTTSSVASLRPSPTMAVYGLACVFLYLVPAVVFLLPTSLVSAELASGWSGGVYNWVSRGISSPAGFLAVWCQFAMTIFYYPSLLSFVASTLAYVFAPDLASNGVYVAAVIIIVYWLGVYVSSRGTKALAGLASSGLIIGTLIPGVALVVLGIVYLLQGNESAAPMDAGHLLPEWAGLASLVLIVNNFLSYSGMEMNAVHVSSLRRPAKEFPRAMFLAMGLVLAIFVLPALAISFVIPAEDLSLTAGLMQAFQGFFAEFGIEFLTPILALMIVCASLGGMLTWLAGPSKGLLLISRREGYLPPFLQKMNKNGVQQNILVTQGVLTTVIALAYGLIPDVSSVYWIFSVMTTQVYLIMYLLMFVAAVRLRRKEPDHPRGYRAPGLVLLCGVGFAASLAALFIGFVPPSQFGGGNPASYIAIVGSGTVLIGLLIPFLLYRFRKPSWKTATPDEPDAPVDADAAKV, from the coding sequence ATGAGTACGGATGCGTTGAGTGGCGCGGACTCTGCCAAGCCCCGCGCTCCAGGGTCAGGCGGTTCGGACTCGGGGGTGAGCCGGGTCCGGACCGTCGCCACCAGCCCGCAGTTCCTCGCCTGGACCGCGTTGGCGTTCATGACCACGTCCTCGGTGGCGAGTCTCCGGCCCTCCCCCACGATGGCCGTCTACGGACTGGCCTGCGTCTTCCTCTATCTGGTTCCGGCCGTCGTCTTCCTCCTGCCGACCTCGCTGGTCTCGGCGGAGCTGGCGTCCGGGTGGTCGGGCGGCGTCTACAACTGGGTCAGCCGAGGCATCTCGTCGCCCGCCGGCTTCCTCGCCGTCTGGTGCCAGTTCGCGATGACGATCTTCTACTACCCGAGCTTGCTCTCGTTCGTCGCGAGCACGCTGGCCTATGTCTTCGCTCCCGACCTCGCCAGCAACGGCGTGTACGTCGCCGCCGTGATCATCATCGTCTACTGGCTGGGCGTGTACGTCTCGTCCCGCGGCACCAAGGCACTGGCCGGGCTCGCCAGTAGCGGCCTGATCATCGGAACGCTGATCCCCGGCGTCGCCCTGGTCGTGCTCGGCATCGTCTATCTGCTCCAGGGCAACGAGTCCGCGGCACCGATGGACGCCGGGCACCTGCTGCCCGAGTGGGCCGGGCTGGCCAGCCTCGTGCTCATCGTCAACAACTTCTTGAGCTACTCCGGCATGGAGATGAACGCCGTACACGTCTCCTCCCTCCGCCGCCCCGCCAAGGAGTTCCCGCGCGCGATGTTCCTCGCCATGGGCCTGGTCCTGGCGATCTTCGTGCTGCCGGCGCTCGCGATCAGCTTCGTCATCCCGGCCGAGGACCTCAGCCTGACCGCCGGCCTCATGCAGGCGTTCCAAGGCTTCTTCGCCGAGTTCGGGATCGAGTTCCTGACGCCGATCCTCGCGCTGATGATCGTCTGCGCCTCGCTCGGCGGCATGCTCACCTGGCTGGCCGGACCCTCCAAAGGCCTCCTGCTGATCAGTCGGCGCGAGGGCTACCTACCGCCGTTCCTGCAGAAGATGAACAAGAACGGTGTCCAGCAGAACATCCTGGTCACCCAGGGCGTCCTCACCACGGTGATCGCCCTGGCCTACGGGCTGATCCCGGACGTGTCCAGCGTCTACTGGATCTTCTCGGTGATGACCACCCAGGTGTACCTGATCATGTACCTGCTGATGTTCGTCGCCGCGGTGCGACTGCGTCGGAAGGAGCCGGACCACCCGCGCGGCTACCGCGCGCCTGGGCTCGTCCTGCTCTGCGGGGTCGGGTTCGCCGCCTCGCTGGCCGCGCTCTTCATCGGCTTCGTACCCCCGTCGCAGTTCGGCGGCGGCAACCCGGCCAGCTACATCGCGATCGTGGGAAGCGGAACCGTCCTCATCGGCCTGCTGATCCCGTTCCTGCTCTACCGGTTCCGGAAGCCGAGCTGGAAGACGGCTACCCCGGACGAGCCCGACGCCCCGGTCGACGCCGACGCAGCCAAGGTGTGA